The Lampris incognitus isolate fLamInc1 chromosome 17, fLamInc1.hap2, whole genome shotgun sequence genome contains a region encoding:
- the arg1 gene encoding arginase-1, translated as MLGRSPRRGGAKNNPPPTCPRPAPLLKSPVFTGRTRAPCARASERFARYGEMMIMRGARGLQVSFRVHKRGHHQHHQQEQPQQQQQPRSVGVIGAPFSKGQPRGGVEQGPDRIRAAGLLKKLRARGCTVKDYGNLVFEEVPNDEPFGHVKNPRTVGSANQRLAEAVCTIKKDGHTSLMLGGDHSLAIGSIHGHTAAQKELGVVWVDAHADINTPLTSPTGNIHGQPMSYLIRELHSKIPVLPNFSWIKPCISAKDLVYIGLRDVDPEEHYILRLLDIKVFSMTEVDRLGIARVMEETCDYLCSRVKKPIHLSYDVDAIDPLVTPATGTPVVGGLTYREGLYITEHISHTGLLSGMDIVEVNPKRGRTEEEVESTVRTAVDLALGCFGSQRGGNHPQDYRMPEP; from the exons ATGCTGGGGCGGTCTCCGCGCCGGGGCGGTGCcaagaacaaccccccccccacctgcccgCGTCCCGCGCCGCTCCTTAAATCCCCGGTGTTTACTGGCCGCACACGCGCGCCTTGTGCCAGAGCGAGCGAGAGGTTCGCGCGCTACGGGGAAATGATGATCATGAGAGGCGCGAGGGGATTACAGGTCTCCTTCAGGGTTCATAAACGGggtcatcatcagcatcatcagcaggagcagccgcagcagcagcagcagccgaggAGCGTGGGAGTCATCGGAGCGCCTTTCTCCAAGGggcag CCCAGAggcggggtggagcagggaccggacCGGATCCGGGCCGCCGGACTGCTGAAGAAGCTCCGAGCGCgag GCTGCACAGTGAAAGACTATGGCAACCTGGTGTTTGAAGAAGTGCCCAACGATGAGCCCTTCGGCCACGTCAAGAATCCCCGAACGGTGGGCAGCGCCAACCAACGCCTGGCAGAGGCCGTGTGCACCATCAAGAAGGATGGACACACTTCCCTGATGCTTGGTGGAGACCACAG TTTGGCAATAGGTTCCATCCATGGTCACACGGCAGCCCAGAAGGAGCTGGGCGTGGTGTGGGTGGATGCTCATGCAGACATCAACACACCTCTCACCTCTCCGACAGGCAACATCCACGGGCAGCCCATGTCCTACCTCATCCGTGAACTGCACTCCAAG ATTCCTGTCCTGCCCAACTTCTCTTGGATAAAGCCTTGCATATCAGCCAAGGACCTGGTTTACATTGGCTTGAGAGATGTGGACCCAGAGGAACA TTACATCCTTAGGCTGCTGGACATCAAAGTGTTTTCCATGACGGAGGTGGATCGCCTCGGCATAGCCAGAGTAATGGAGGAGACCTGCGACTACCTCTGCTCCAG AGTGAAAAAGCCTATTCACCTGAGCTACGATGTCGACGCTATTGACCCTTTGGTGACCCCAGCTACAGGGACGCCTGTGGTGGGGGGGCTCACCTATCGGGAAGGACTCTATATCACAGAGCACATTAGTCACACAG GTCTGCTTTCAGGCATGGATATAGTGGAAGTCAATCCAAAGAGAGGCCGGACGGAGGAGGAAGTCGAGTCCACAGTTAGAACAGCAGTCGACCTTGCGTTGGGCTGTTTTGGAAGTCAGCGAGGGGGCAACCACCCGCAAGATTACCGCATGCCTGAACCCTGA